The following coding sequences are from one Dromaius novaehollandiae isolate bDroNov1 chromosome 24, bDroNov1.hap1, whole genome shotgun sequence window:
- the RCC2 gene encoding protein RCC2 produces the protein MPRRGNGSNEDAQRGNTTKNIAKAPSCGLALCCTLRPKNQARAPPAGGVPAMPRRKATAAPWEPGAGNGTAPRQRGGPAAAGGRRRPRPERGGGSSGGSSDEEAPRERRPRAGSPGGGGGGGAAGRRPPRAGPPGPPGGPARGQAVVICEPEHSKERVKLEGSKCRGQLLIFGATNWDLIGRKEVPKQQVAYRNLGQNLWGPHRYGCLAGIRVRTVVSGPCAAHSLLITAEGKLWSWGRNEKGQLGHGDSKRVEAPRLVEALGGEAVVLAACGRNHTLALTESGSVFAFGENKMGQLGLGNQTDAVPSPTQIMYNGQPITKLACGAEFSMIMDCKGNLYSFGCPEYGQLGHNSDGKFIARAQRIEYDCELLPRRVAIFVEKTKDGQVLPVPNVVVRDVACGANHTLVLDSQRRVFSWGFGGYGRLGHAEQKDEMVPRLVKLFDLPGRGAAQVYAGYTCSFAVSETGGLFFWGATNTSRESTMYPKAVQDLCGWKIRSLACGKSSILVAADESTISWGPSPTFGELGYGDHKPKSSTAAQEVKTLDGIYTEQVAMGYAHSLVIARDESEGEKERLKKLPEYNPRTL, from the exons ATGCCCCGGCGCGGGAATGGCAGTAATGAAGATGCCCAGCGGG gAAACACCaccaaaaatattgcaaaggcCCCGAGTTGTGGCTTGGCTTTATGCTGCACCCTTCGCCCTAAAAACCAG gctcgCGCTCCGcccgccgggggggtcccagcgaTGCCCCGCAGGAAGGCGACGGCGGCGCCCTGGGAGCCCGGCGCGGGCAACGGGACGGCGCCGCGGcagcgggggggcccggcggcggcgggggggcggcggcggcctcgcccggagcgcggcggcggcagcagcggcggcagcagcgacgAGGAGGCGCCGCgggagcggcggccccgcgccggcagccccggggggggcggcggggggggggcggctggcaggcggcccccccgcgccggcccccccggcccccccggcggccccgcgcgcggccaGGCCGTGGTCATCTGCGAGCCCGAGCACAGCAAGGAGCGTGTG AAACTGGAAGGCTCCAAGTGCCGGGGACAACTGCTCATTTTCGGAGCCACCAACTGGGATTTGATCGGCCGGAAAGAAGTGCCTAAGCAGCAAG TCGCGTATCGTAACCTGGGCCAAAACCTGTGGGGGCCGCACAGGTACGGGTGTCTCGCAGGGATTCGGGTGCGGACGGTGGTGTCGGGCCCCTGCGCCGCTCACAGCCTGCTCATCACCGCCGAGGGCAAGCTCTGGAGCTGGG GTCGCAACGAGAAGGGGCAGCTGGGCCACGGGGACAGCAAGCGCGTGGAGGCACCGCGGCTCGTCGAGGCGCTCGGCGGGGAGGCCGTCGTGCTGGCTGCCTGCGGCCGCAATCACACGCTGGCTCTCACGG AGAGCGGCTCCGTCTTCGCCTTCGGGGAGAACAAGATGGGGCAGCTCGGCCTCGGCAACCAGACGGACGCCGTGCCCAGCCCCACGCAG ATCATGTACAACGGGCAGCCCATCACCAAGCTGGCGTGCGGCGCCGAGTTCAGCATGATCATGGACTGCAAGGGCAACCTCTACTCCTTCGGCTGCCCCGAATACGGCCAGCTGG GCCACAACTCGGACGGCAAGTTCATCGCCCGGGCGCAGCGCATCGAGTACGACTGCGAGCTGCTGCCGCGCCGCGTGGCCATCTTCGTCGAGAAGACCAAGGACGGCCAGGTCCTGCCCGTGCCCAACGTGGTGGTGCGCGACGTGGCCTGCGGCGCCAACCAcacg CTGGTGCTGGACTCCCAGAGACGCGTCTTCTCCTGGGGCTTCGGCGGCTACGGCCGCCTGGGCCACGCCGAGCAGAAGGACGAGATGGTGCCGCGCCTGGTGAAGCTCTTCGACctcccgggccgcggcgcggcgcaggtCTACGCCGGCTACACGTGCTCCTTCGCCGTCAGCGAGACAG GTGGCCTCTTTTTTTGGGGAGCCACCAACACCTCCCGCGAGTCCACCATGTACCCCAAAGCGGTGCAGGATCTGTGCGGCTGGAAGATCCGCAGCTTGGCCTGCGG gaaaagcagcatcctcgTGGCGGCCGACGAGAGCACCATCAGCTGGGGGCCGTCGCCGACCTTCGGGGAGCTG GGCTACGGCGACCACAAGCCCAAGTCGTCCACGGCCGCCCAGGAGGTGAAGACCTTGGACGGGATCTACACGGAGCAG GTGGCCATGGGCTACGCGCACTCGCTGGTGATCGCCCGCGACGAGAGCgaaggggagaaggagaggctgaagaagctgCCCGAGTACAACCCGCGCA